The following are from one region of the Megachile rotundata isolate GNS110a chromosome 15, iyMegRotu1, whole genome shotgun sequence genome:
- the LOC105663911 gene encoding protein toll-like, whose translation MRPAFQQFVHIMPENLTCNGPEWTNGTVVSKLQWKTFKCPKSESCPTKCSCWKIPNKEVFLIDCSYKNLTAVPTNMNGISYYRSEINQSIGIPLLTKLRLANNNISDVSVKELPLNVEVLELHNNSIKRLKSEVIQYLRNSTTLKTLTLHGNPWTCDCDSRDFVDFIQSQTSKRILNLSLIECTDIKVPILKIRMEDVCPNNVMILIVGVGFAVIITALIISTAIALYYRYQREIKVWLYAHEFCLWLVTENELDKNKLYDAFISYSHHDEDFVVNELIKKLEDGPRPFKLCVYFREWLAGEYIPTQIARSVENSRRTIVVLSTNFINSVWGRMEFKAAHCQALSEGRTRVILILYGEINITDDFDPDLKAYLNMHTYIKWGDPSFWDKLRYALPHHPELKSNYSYGETISDTFALDVIRQQ comes from the exons ATGCGCCCTGCTTTTCAACAATTTGTTCATATAATGCCAGAAAACTTGACGTGTAATGGACCAGAGTGGACGAATGGTACAGTTGTGAGCAAATTACAATGGAAAACCTTTAAATGTCCaaaatcagaatcatgtccAACCAAGTGTTCTTGTTGGAAAATACCAAACAAGGAAGTATTTTTAATCGATTGCTCTTACAAAAATTTAACGGCAGTACCAACGAATATGAATGGTATTTCTTATTATCGTAGCGAAATAAATCAATCTATTGGAATTCCGCTTTTAACGAAATTACGTCTTGCGAACAACAACATCAGCGATGTATCTGTGAAGGAATTGCCATTGAATGTGGAG GTTTTGGAACTGCATAATAACAGCATTAAAAGATTGAAATCAGaagttatacaatatttaagaAACTCCACGACGCTAAAGACGCTTACACTACATGGTAACCCATGGACATGTGATTGCGACTCAAGGGATTTCGTAGACTTCATCCAGTCACAAACTTCTAAGCGAATTTTGAATTTATCATTGATCGAATGTACAGATATCAAAGTTCCTatactaaaaataagaatggaAGATGTTTGTCCAAACAACGTTATGATATTGATAGTAGGTGTAGGTTTCGCTGTTATTATTACTGCATTAATCATTAGTACTGCAATAGCactatattatcgataccaACGAGAGATCAAGGTATGGTTGTATGCTCACGAGTTCTGCTTATGGCTGGTAAcagaaaatgaattagataAGAATAAGTTGTATGATGCGTTTATCAGTTATTCACATCATGATGAAGATTTTGTTGTAAATGAGCTTATTAAAAAGTTGGAAGACGGCCCTAGACCTTTCAAACTGTGTGTGTACTTTCGTGAGTGGCTGGCTGGGGAATACATACCAACCCAAATTGCTCGTTCTGTCGAAAATTCAAGACGGACGATAGTAGTATTGTcaactaattttataaatagcgTTTGGGGACGTATGGAATTCAAAGCAGCACACTGTCAGGCTCTCAGTGAAGGTAGAACAAGAGTGATTTTAATTCTGTATGGTGAAATCAATATCACTGATGACTTCGACCCAGATCTTAAGGCGTACTTAAACATGCACACGTACATAAAGTGGGGAGACCCGTCATTCTGGGACAAACTACGATACGCTCTACCACATCATCCagaattaaaaagtaattataGCTATGGGGAAACTATTTCGGACACATTTGCTTTAGATGTAATTAGGCAGCAGTAA